A single region of the Vespula pensylvanica isolate Volc-1 chromosome 8, ASM1446617v1, whole genome shotgun sequence genome encodes:
- the LOC122631055 gene encoding uncharacterized protein LOC122631055 isoform X1, whose amino-acid sequence MNLMFRKNFGVEKGAGGGLTGAGGGVGGGLGESKLGGTYGGSVGGGGGGVYGGTCLGLGNRYGITRVPGQSVVPGRGPIRRSREFGYFPSMGDHEHQSFGYRTHLFLSPPTGGPLGAPPDSDAGERLGPSPRRNSGPHVIKWGGGGANSGTAQGPASANQTKRKQNQQSKEPSEPPTPTASRQVSFSGNRSSGAYTPLVVSGNSPPRGEPISLATLDRDCFIIPLASLERFLPAGVPSAPIADKKRSGSPLSILEVEDPKQCVLVHFMTPLEPLDPLVESPVSRPLVLQRDTAAELVAEIAPSASQSILLTNMEKNADFPFITYYLINKQNTDPLDFYNEVQCAALRKFDPRDLRYAASHTLDLFNEVATIARPPLEPPGGRPPIPSTGYIVSIFKVFEGDDGLKFEQNWLYWSGARMMYRYLPKSVGLRRITLHKSMSQGDKMYLLICECSQLQDNLSAAAILLPALRARLCGYIGLYRPSVCF is encoded by the exons ATGAATCTTATGTTCCGCAAGAACTTCGGCGTGGAGAAGGGTGCCGGTGGTGGTTTAACGGGAGCCGGAGGTGGTGTAGGAGGAGGATTGGGCGAGAGTAAACTCGGCGGGACGTACGGAGGAAGCgttggtggaggaggaggaggagtttATGGTGGAACGTGCTTGGGTCTTGGGAATCGTTACGGTATAACAAGAGTTCCTGGTCAATCTGTGGTACCAGGACGTGGACCGATAAGACGTAGCAGGGAATTTGGCTATTTTCCGTCGATGGGCGATCACGAGCATCAGAGTTTCGGATATCGAACTCATCTCTTCCTATCGCCGCCCACAGGTGGACCGCTCGGTGCACCACCCGATTCCGATGCCGGCGAACGACTGGGGCCGTCGCCCCGCCGTAACTCTGGGCCGCATGTTATCAAGTGGGGAGGTGGTGGGGCTAACTCCGGTACAGCGCAAGGCCCAGCCTCGGCCAATCAGACCAAGAGGAAACAGAATCAGCAATCCAAGGAGCCGTCCGAGCCGCCAACGCCGACTGCCTCTAGACAG GTGTCCTTTAGCGGCAACAGATCTTCCGGTGCCTATACACCCCTCGTTGTATCCGGTAATAGTCCACCACGTGGTGAACCGATCTCCCTGGCAACCTTGGATCGAGACTGCTTCATTATACCACTTGCGTCATTGGAAAGATTTTTACCAGCTGGCGTACCG AGCGCACCAATAGCGGACAAGAAAAGATCGGGCAGCCCACTGTCGATTCTCGAGGTCGAGGACCCAAAGCAATGTGTTCTTGTCCATTTCATGACACCGTTGGAACCCTTGGATCCATTGGTAGAGTCTCCTGTTTCACGGCCACTCGTACTGCAACGCGACACCGCCGCGGAACTTGTCGCTGAAATAGCCCCTTCCGCCTCCCAAAGTATTTTACTCACGAACATGGAAAAGAACG CGGATTTCCCGTTCATAACGTACTATCTAATAAATAAGCAGAACACGGATCCTCTAGATTTTTACAACGAGGTTCAATGCGCGGCCTTGAGGAAGTTCGATCCGCGTGACCTCAGATACGCGGCCAGCCATACTTTGGATCTGTTCAACGAAGTAGCGACGATAGCCAGACCACCGTTGGAACCACCCGGTGGGAGACCACCTATTCCGTCCACCGGCTACATAGTCTCGATCTTCAAAGTATTTGAGGGTGACGACGGTCTCAAGTTCGAGCAAAATTGGCTCTATTGGAGCG GTGCCCGAATGATGTACCGATATCTACCGAAATCGGTAGGCCTAAGGCGTATAACTCTTCATAAGTCGATGTCACAGGGTGACAAGATGTATCTACTGATCTGCGAATGTTCGCAACTGCAAGACAATCTATCCGCGGCGGCGATATTGCTGCCGGCATTGCGCGCTCGATTATGCGGATACATCGGCCTTTACAGGCCTTCCGTATGCTTCTGA
- the LOC122631055 gene encoding uncharacterized protein LOC122631055 isoform X3, translating to MTKFAAMTSGQRNRSVVHPEQRYGYMPCPLYDTGGPLGAPPDSDAGERLGPSPRRNSGPHVIKWGGGGANSGTAQGPASANQTKRKQNQQSKEPSEPPTPTASRQVSFSGNRSSGAYTPLVVSGNSPPRGEPISLATLDRDCFIIPLASLERFLPAGVPSAPIADKKRSGSPLSILEVEDPKQCVLVHFMTPLEPLDPLVESPVSRPLVLQRDTAAELVAEIAPSASQSILLTNMEKNADFPFITYYLINKQNTDPLDFYNEVQCAALRKFDPRDLRYAASHTLDLFNEVATIARPPLEPPGGRPPIPSTGYIVSIFKVFEGDDGLKFEQNWLYWSGARMMYRYLPKSVGLRRITLHKSMSQGDKMYLLICECSQLQDNLSAAAILLPALRARLCGYIGLYRPSVCF from the exons ATGACCAAGTTCGCAGCGATGACTAGCGGACAAAGAAACAGATCTGTTGTACATCCGGAACAACGATACGGTTACATGCCGTGCCCTTTGTACGACACAG GTGGACCGCTCGGTGCACCACCCGATTCCGATGCCGGCGAACGACTGGGGCCGTCGCCCCGCCGTAACTCTGGGCCGCATGTTATCAAGTGGGGAGGTGGTGGGGCTAACTCCGGTACAGCGCAAGGCCCAGCCTCGGCCAATCAGACCAAGAGGAAACAGAATCAGCAATCCAAGGAGCCGTCCGAGCCGCCAACGCCGACTGCCTCTAGACAG GTGTCCTTTAGCGGCAACAGATCTTCCGGTGCCTATACACCCCTCGTTGTATCCGGTAATAGTCCACCACGTGGTGAACCGATCTCCCTGGCAACCTTGGATCGAGACTGCTTCATTATACCACTTGCGTCATTGGAAAGATTTTTACCAGCTGGCGTACCG AGCGCACCAATAGCGGACAAGAAAAGATCGGGCAGCCCACTGTCGATTCTCGAGGTCGAGGACCCAAAGCAATGTGTTCTTGTCCATTTCATGACACCGTTGGAACCCTTGGATCCATTGGTAGAGTCTCCTGTTTCACGGCCACTCGTACTGCAACGCGACACCGCCGCGGAACTTGTCGCTGAAATAGCCCCTTCCGCCTCCCAAAGTATTTTACTCACGAACATGGAAAAGAACG CGGATTTCCCGTTCATAACGTACTATCTAATAAATAAGCAGAACACGGATCCTCTAGATTTTTACAACGAGGTTCAATGCGCGGCCTTGAGGAAGTTCGATCCGCGTGACCTCAGATACGCGGCCAGCCATACTTTGGATCTGTTCAACGAAGTAGCGACGATAGCCAGACCACCGTTGGAACCACCCGGTGGGAGACCACCTATTCCGTCCACCGGCTACATAGTCTCGATCTTCAAAGTATTTGAGGGTGACGACGGTCTCAAGTTCGAGCAAAATTGGCTCTATTGGAGCG GTGCCCGAATGATGTACCGATATCTACCGAAATCGGTAGGCCTAAGGCGTATAACTCTTCATAAGTCGATGTCACAGGGTGACAAGATGTATCTACTGATCTGCGAATGTTCGCAACTGCAAGACAATCTATCCGCGGCGGCGATATTGCTGCCGGCATTGCGCGCTCGATTATGCGGATACATCGGCCTTTACAGGCCTTCCGTATGCTTCTGA
- the LOC122631055 gene encoding uncharacterized protein LOC122631055 isoform X2 has protein sequence MNLMFRKNFGVEKGAGGGLTGAGGGVGGGLGESKLGGTYGGSVGGGGGGVYGGTCLGLGNRYGITRVPGQSVVPGRGPIRRSREFGYFPSMGDHEHQSFGYRTHLFLSPPTGGPLGAPPDSDAGERLGPSPRRNSGPHVIKWGGGGANSGTAQGPASANQTKRKQNQQSKEPSEPPTPTASRQSAPIADKKRSGSPLSILEVEDPKQCVLVHFMTPLEPLDPLVESPVSRPLVLQRDTAAELVAEIAPSASQSILLTNMEKNADFPFITYYLINKQNTDPLDFYNEVQCAALRKFDPRDLRYAASHTLDLFNEVATIARPPLEPPGGRPPIPSTGYIVSIFKVFEGDDGLKFEQNWLYWSGARMMYRYLPKSVGLRRITLHKSMSQGDKMYLLICECSQLQDNLSAAAILLPALRARLCGYIGLYRPSVCF, from the exons ATGAATCTTATGTTCCGCAAGAACTTCGGCGTGGAGAAGGGTGCCGGTGGTGGTTTAACGGGAGCCGGAGGTGGTGTAGGAGGAGGATTGGGCGAGAGTAAACTCGGCGGGACGTACGGAGGAAGCgttggtggaggaggaggaggagtttATGGTGGAACGTGCTTGGGTCTTGGGAATCGTTACGGTATAACAAGAGTTCCTGGTCAATCTGTGGTACCAGGACGTGGACCGATAAGACGTAGCAGGGAATTTGGCTATTTTCCGTCGATGGGCGATCACGAGCATCAGAGTTTCGGATATCGAACTCATCTCTTCCTATCGCCGCCCACAGGTGGACCGCTCGGTGCACCACCCGATTCCGATGCCGGCGAACGACTGGGGCCGTCGCCCCGCCGTAACTCTGGGCCGCATGTTATCAAGTGGGGAGGTGGTGGGGCTAACTCCGGTACAGCGCAAGGCCCAGCCTCGGCCAATCAGACCAAGAGGAAACAGAATCAGCAATCCAAGGAGCCGTCCGAGCCGCCAACGCCGACTGCCTCTAGACAG AGCGCACCAATAGCGGACAAGAAAAGATCGGGCAGCCCACTGTCGATTCTCGAGGTCGAGGACCCAAAGCAATGTGTTCTTGTCCATTTCATGACACCGTTGGAACCCTTGGATCCATTGGTAGAGTCTCCTGTTTCACGGCCACTCGTACTGCAACGCGACACCGCCGCGGAACTTGTCGCTGAAATAGCCCCTTCCGCCTCCCAAAGTATTTTACTCACGAACATGGAAAAGAACG CGGATTTCCCGTTCATAACGTACTATCTAATAAATAAGCAGAACACGGATCCTCTAGATTTTTACAACGAGGTTCAATGCGCGGCCTTGAGGAAGTTCGATCCGCGTGACCTCAGATACGCGGCCAGCCATACTTTGGATCTGTTCAACGAAGTAGCGACGATAGCCAGACCACCGTTGGAACCACCCGGTGGGAGACCACCTATTCCGTCCACCGGCTACATAGTCTCGATCTTCAAAGTATTTGAGGGTGACGACGGTCTCAAGTTCGAGCAAAATTGGCTCTATTGGAGCG GTGCCCGAATGATGTACCGATATCTACCGAAATCGGTAGGCCTAAGGCGTATAACTCTTCATAAGTCGATGTCACAGGGTGACAAGATGTATCTACTGATCTGCGAATGTTCGCAACTGCAAGACAATCTATCCGCGGCGGCGATATTGCTGCCGGCATTGCGCGCTCGATTATGCGGATACATCGGCCTTTACAGGCCTTCCGTATGCTTCTGA
- the LOC122631055 gene encoding uncharacterized protein LOC122631055 isoform X4, whose amino-acid sequence MGDHEHQSFGYRTHLFLSPPTGGPLGAPPDSDAGERLGPSPRRNSGPHVIKWGGGGANSGTAQGPASANQTKRKQNQQSKEPSEPPTPTASRQVSFSGNRSSGAYTPLVVSGNSPPRGEPISLATLDRDCFIIPLASLERFLPAGVPSAPIADKKRSGSPLSILEVEDPKQCVLVHFMTPLEPLDPLVESPVSRPLVLQRDTAAELVAEIAPSASQSILLTNMEKNADFPFITYYLINKQNTDPLDFYNEVQCAALRKFDPRDLRYAASHTLDLFNEVATIARPPLEPPGGRPPIPSTGYIVSIFKVFEGDDGLKFEQNWLYWSGARMMYRYLPKSVGLRRITLHKSMSQGDKMYLLICECSQLQDNLSAAAILLPALRARLCGYIGLYRPSVCF is encoded by the exons ATGGGCGATCACGAGCATCAGAGTTTCGGATATCGAACTCATCTCTTCCTATCGCCGCCCACAGGTGGACCGCTCGGTGCACCACCCGATTCCGATGCCGGCGAACGACTGGGGCCGTCGCCCCGCCGTAACTCTGGGCCGCATGTTATCAAGTGGGGAGGTGGTGGGGCTAACTCCGGTACAGCGCAAGGCCCAGCCTCGGCCAATCAGACCAAGAGGAAACAGAATCAGCAATCCAAGGAGCCGTCCGAGCCGCCAACGCCGACTGCCTCTAGACAG GTGTCCTTTAGCGGCAACAGATCTTCCGGTGCCTATACACCCCTCGTTGTATCCGGTAATAGTCCACCACGTGGTGAACCGATCTCCCTGGCAACCTTGGATCGAGACTGCTTCATTATACCACTTGCGTCATTGGAAAGATTTTTACCAGCTGGCGTACCG AGCGCACCAATAGCGGACAAGAAAAGATCGGGCAGCCCACTGTCGATTCTCGAGGTCGAGGACCCAAAGCAATGTGTTCTTGTCCATTTCATGACACCGTTGGAACCCTTGGATCCATTGGTAGAGTCTCCTGTTTCACGGCCACTCGTACTGCAACGCGACACCGCCGCGGAACTTGTCGCTGAAATAGCCCCTTCCGCCTCCCAAAGTATTTTACTCACGAACATGGAAAAGAACG CGGATTTCCCGTTCATAACGTACTATCTAATAAATAAGCAGAACACGGATCCTCTAGATTTTTACAACGAGGTTCAATGCGCGGCCTTGAGGAAGTTCGATCCGCGTGACCTCAGATACGCGGCCAGCCATACTTTGGATCTGTTCAACGAAGTAGCGACGATAGCCAGACCACCGTTGGAACCACCCGGTGGGAGACCACCTATTCCGTCCACCGGCTACATAGTCTCGATCTTCAAAGTATTTGAGGGTGACGACGGTCTCAAGTTCGAGCAAAATTGGCTCTATTGGAGCG GTGCCCGAATGATGTACCGATATCTACCGAAATCGGTAGGCCTAAGGCGTATAACTCTTCATAAGTCGATGTCACAGGGTGACAAGATGTATCTACTGATCTGCGAATGTTCGCAACTGCAAGACAATCTATCCGCGGCGGCGATATTGCTGCCGGCATTGCGCGCTCGATTATGCGGATACATCGGCCTTTACAGGCCTTCCGTATGCTTCTGA